A window from Hemicordylus capensis ecotype Gifberg chromosome 2, rHemCap1.1.pri, whole genome shotgun sequence encodes these proteins:
- the LOC128342347 gene encoding uncharacterized protein LOC128342347, whose product MSVIRALIGRMEALERARAVPSDPGAGPSGGGGVPPTKVPRRTRGATRTQLLKSISSRLDALEKAGAPAGPDTPSEPAAPSLPLTDPPGQPAPARPPDPVPALPGPALPQPVAPVEQPPLDPSLPVAPGRQIQGVSSRSCDAPGPHARSPVAAWQLEAQQAIAASLAPSTRASYAAKIAAFAQFRMAEGLAESWPAPVGRLQQFLVSLHRAGRSGSTLGGYLAALSFEAQVRGVGDSSSDPRIRRMLEGWARMSLAPSDSRRPITLDMLVSMVGRLDGCCSTPWEVSLFRAALLVAFFGAFRPSELLPRSSRSPRDCCLQLSDLTFAAGTAVLGLRRSKTDQRGKGQLVTLAGAAGSALCPVTALKHYIGLCPRPGGCLFLHESGCPLMQYQFLTVIRKVLGGAGIPHSRAHPSFLPYRGCLYCLRDGHDRGCRAADWALEVRGGQAVHALTAANVSWYLLCSPHRCWWSGCSGPDPGVWPFAGLLGLSAGQHLAVGHTARFRPEGLYILVGHAWHAVGPVAPHG is encoded by the exons ATGAGTGTTATTAGGGCCCTGATAGGGCGGATGGAGGCGTTAGAACGGGCCAGGGCTGTGCCATCGGATCCCGGGGCCGGCCCGTCTGGTGGCGGGGGCGTTCCACCCACCAAGGTCCCTCGCAGAACTCGGGGGGCTACTAGAACCCAGTTATTGAAATCTATTTCCAGTAGGTTGGATGCCCTGGAGAAGGCAGGGGCTCCTGCTGGACCTGATACTCCATCTGAACCTGCTGCTCCATCGCTGCCATTGACGGATCCGCCTGGGCAGCCAGCTCCTGCTCGACCCCCGGACCCGGTTCCTGCACTGCCTGGACCTGCGTTACCTCAGCCTGTGGCGCCGGTGGAGCAACCCCCACTGGATCCGTCTCTCCCTGtggccccgg GAAGACAGATTCAGGGCGTTAGCTCCCGAAGCTGCGACGCTCCCGGACCCCATGCCAGAAgtcctgtggcagcttggcagttgGAAGCCCAGCAGGCCATAGCAGCGTCGTTAGCGCCTAGTACCAGGGCGAGTTACGCGGCCAAGATAGCGGCTTTTGCCCAGTTCCGGATGGCTGAAGGTTTGGCAGAATCTTGGCCTGCCCCGGTTGGTCGCCTGCAGCAGTTTCTAGTTTCGCTACACAGGGCGGGGCGATCTGGGTCCACCCTGGGTGGTTACTTGGCGGCCTTGTCCTTcgaggctcaggtgaggggggTCGGTGATTCCTCATCCGATCCGCGTATCCGGCGCATGTTGGAAGGATGGGCCAGGATGTCTCTGGCTCCGAGTGACAGCAGGCGCCCGATTACGCTGGACATGTTGGTTTCTATGGTCGGTCGCCTGGACGGCTGTTGTTCCACCCCCTGGGAGGTTTCCCTCTTTCGGGCAGCGCTTTTAGTGGCCTTTTTTGGTGCATTTCGCCCTTCTGAGTTGCTGCCGCGCAGCAGTCGTTCCCCGCGGGATTGCTGTCTCCAGCTTTCCGATTTAACGTTTGCGGCGGGTACAGCTGTTCTGGGCCTCCGCCGCTCTaagacggatcagaggggcaAGGGTCAATTGGTCACTTTGGCTGGGGCCGCGGGTTCTGCGCTCTGCCCGGTGACAGCCCTTAAGCATTACATTGGTCTCTGTCCTCGGCCTGGGGGATGTTTGTTCCTTCATGAGAGTGGCTGCCCATTGATGCAATATCAGTTTTTGACAGTGATCAGGAAGGTCCTTGGGGGAGCCGGGATCCCCCACAGCCGGGCTCACCCTTCATTCCTTCCGTATAGGGGCTGCCTCTACTGCCTCAGGGATGGGCATGACCGAGGATGCCGTGCGGCGGATTGGGcgttggaggtccgtggcggtcaggcggtACATGCGCTGACAGCGGCCAACGTCTCATGGTATCTTCTGTGTTCTCCCCAcaggtgctggtggagcggcTGCTCCGGTCCGGATCCTGGTGTGTGGCCATTCGCTGGTCTTTTGGGCCTTTCGGCGGGCCAGCACCTCGCAGTGGGGCACACAGCTAGATTTCGGCCGGAGGGCCTCTATATATTGGTTGGGCATGCGTGGCATGCagtggggccagttgctccccacggTTAG